The Pedobacter ginsengisoli region ACATCAAACTGATTCTGATTTTGCGCAACAACAGTTAAATCATATCCCTCAGACAAGTAATTGATGGCTACAGAAACCTGAGAAGCAGGTATCCTTTTATCAGCCAGGCTTCCATCCTCTTTATCTGTAACACTAACAGCATAATTGATTATACTGGCAGGGAAATAAAAGCTTGAATTTCCTTTTGTAAAGTTAAACTTAACTACAGGCGTTGCATTTCCGGCCACAAGCTCCAGCGATTTGCTATTTTTTGCGCCATGCGGATCAGTAACCGTAAGCGTAGCTTTGTAAACACCGGCTGCTGCAAGCTGTACCTCAGGATTAGCAGTTTTAAATGTTTGCTTTAACACACCACCTTTAGTAATTTTCCATTCGTATTTTAATACATCGCCATCACTATCAGTTGTACCTGCCGAAGATAATTTAACTTTTAATGGTAAAGCTCCAGCTGTTTTATTTGCTGCAACCTGTACCTGAGGTTTACGGTTACCGCCATTAAACTCAATTTTAATTAACTCTGCTTCCGGATTATCCTTAAAGTACCCATTTCCGTATTCAAGCACATATAAACTACCGTCAGGGCCAAACTTCATATCAATAGGCCCCCTTAATGTAAGTTCCGGCAAGAAACGTTCCATAGATTTGTACATGCCGTTTTCATCAAAAGTTACAGCCAATATCCAGCCACGCACCCAATCAGTAATTAACCATTTACCCTCATAATATGCAGGAAACAGATACTTAGCATTTGCAAAATCAGATTTATGAAATACCGGACCACCCACAGCACTCCTACCACCACTACCCATCACCGGAAACTCTTCGCTTGCAGCATATGGGTACCAGATCATAGCTGATACTGCCGGAGGTAATTCTTTTAAGCCTGTATTATTTGGAGAATTATTTATCGGCTTAAGCACATCGTATAGCTCACCTGATTTCTTAGTGGCAAAATCATAGTAACGATACGCCTGGTTATTACCTATAAAATAAGGCCAGCCGTAGTTGCCCGACTTTTTGGCCACATTAAATTCATCATAAGACCTCGGACCTCTTGATTCTGAAGAGTTTGAACCATCTGGACCAACCTCACCCCAGTACAACCAACCAGTATGGCTGTCAATAGTTAACCTCCATGGGTTTCTGTTACCCATTGTGTAAATTTCAGGGCGTGTATTTGGAGTTCCTTTAGGGAAAAGGTTACCTTCTGGAATGGTGTATGAACCATTTGGTTCAGGATGGATACGTAAAATTTTACCTCTTAAATCGTTGGTATTACCAGACGATTTCTGAGCATCACGTGGCCCCTCTCCCGGGCGTTCATCAATTGGCGTAAAACCATCAGAAGATCTTGAAAAAGTATTATCACCGGTACTTAAGTACAAGTTTTTATCTTTATCAAACAACATACCTCCACCAACGTGGCAGCATTCTTCGCGCTGAACAACTACATCAAGTACTTTCTTTTCTGTAGCCATATTTAGTTTCCCACCAGCCCATGTAAATCTGGAAAGTCTATTTACAGATACATCTTTTGGAGAATAGTAAATATAAATCCATTTGTTTTTAGCATAATCAGGATCAAGAATAACTCCCTGCAATCCATCTTCACCTTCAGAGCGCTCCCCTGTTTTACTAACATATTCTCGGCTGACAGCGAAATCGGCAATTACATCCATTTTACTGGTGGCAGGATCATATATTTTTAACTTTCCCTTGCGCTCTGCATACAAAACCTTTCCTCCATCAAGAATCTGGAATTGCATTGGTTCTTCTAATTTTTGTTGAAGCACAACTTTGGTAAACCTGTTCTCATCAGGTTTTTCCGGCGATTGCGCTTTTGTTATATATGAAGAAACCAATAGCAGCGATAATGCTGTTATTGGTTTCATTAATGATAATTTTATCATGTTTGGTATTAATTACAATTTAGATACAAGGTTACGGAAGTTAACTACACTAGCAGCAACATCAGCACTGTTGCTCTCCCAGTTGTATTCATATTCTGCAGAGATTGCTCCTTTAAAGTTTTGTCTCTTTAACTCAGCAATAACTGCCGGGATGTTAGAAACACCTTCTCCCCAATGTACATCATGTCCACCTTTACCTTTTTCATGAAGATCTTTCATGTGCGAGTGCAATACATGCCCATCAAGTTTTTTCAAACACTCAACAGGATCTAATCCTGAACGTACCCAGTGGCCTATATCAGCACAAGCACCTAAGCGTTTGCTTTTTCCTTTGATTGCGTTTAACACGATATCAGGATTCCAGTAATGAGATGGATTCGGGTGATTATGAATAGCAACATTGATCTGATACTTATCACAAAGATCTGATATCATTTGTAAATCTTTCTCATTAGGTTCTGAAGTAATGGTATGAATACCCATTGCTTTGCAGAATTCGAATAATTTAATCCATTCAGCTTCGTTGTTAGCACCTGTAACACCAAATGCTACAACTTTTACATTATTTTCTTTAAGTTTTGCTAAAACAGCTTTTCTTTTAGCGTCGTCCATATCAGGACCCATTGTTCCTTCTATGCCACCACCTATCTTTTGGCCCGGAAATGCCTCTACGTATCTTAAGTTACAGCTGTCGATCTTTTTAATTGCCTCAGCAAATGTAAATAATCTGAAGGTATAAGCCTGAGAACCAAGCTCCCAGCCCAATTTAGCCTCTGGGTTTTTAGCAGAAGCATTAGATGTACCTGTTTTTACACTTTTACAGGCAACAAGACAAGCCAATAAAACAACAGCAAATTGTAGTTTTAAAGCAAATCTATTTTTTAATAAATTCATGTTTGGTTAATTAAAGTTTGAAAATTATCTAGGTTACATTTGTTATTCTATCTTTTCAAAAGCCTACTTAGTGTACTTTTTACAAAGACGCCAACAATATAGTTATTATTGAAGTTTTTCCTTTTACTATTAGATCGAAATATTTTGGTTACTAAAAATCATCAGGACTTCCCTTTCTCCATTTCAAACTCAGTATCAATGCCCAATGCACTTCTGTTTTTAGATGCAGCAACAGCAAGCTCATCACATCGTTCATTTTCGGGATGGTTATTATGCCCTTTTATCCAAACGAATTTAACATTGTGCAATTTATATACATTGAGGAAACGCATCCAAAGGTCTTTATTCTTTTTACCTTTAAACCCTATTTTAACCCAACCAAATACCCATTTCTTTTCTACAGAGTCAATAACATATTTTGAATCTGAGAATACAGTGATTTCCTGTCCTGGGTTTTTAAGCGCATTTAAGCCTACTATAACAGCCAGCAACTCCATTCTATTATTTGTAGTTAAACGGAATCCTTCGCTCAATTCCTTATAGTGAGCACCCGAGCGTAAAATTACTCCGTATCCACCTGGTCCGGGGTTTCCACTAGCTGCCCCATCAGTATAAAGTTCAATCATATGTTAAGCAAATCTAGCTTTTTAAGGTATAAAAGCAACTTTTGGGCTGCTTTTTATATTCCCCCTAAAAATTAATTGACTGAAATTTAATCAATTAAAAAAAAGATTTAGCGTAACTGAAAAAAGATTTGAATAAAATATTTTAAATCGTACTTTTGTAGCGTTGAAAAACACATGGTGGTTTTAGCTCAGTTGGTTAGAGCATCGGTTTGTGGTACCGAGGGTCGTGGGTTCGAGCCCCATATTCCACCCGTAGCTGGGGAAAAGAGTCTTTTAAAGATACTTTTCCCCTTTTTTATGACCTTTTAACTCCTTGTTTTTTTCAGGTAGGTTATCTTTGCAATCGGGTTGAGATTTGTGGTTCGATACCCATCTTTGTCGTAAATCAGCATTCCATTAAAAATTGTCTCTACTAGGTATCTTTTGTCCTCAATTGTAGCTGTTTCATAAAGACGAGGCAGAGTACAGAGCGTTTTTATTGCATTAATAACCATCGGCTGAATATTAACTTTATCCTTAAATCGCTCTTTAAGTGCTGTTAGTCGAAGATTTATTGCACTTAATTTATTATCGTAATCCATTTTCAAGATTTTAAAATCGGATGGTTCGATCTTTCCAACGAGCAAAAGTTCTCTAGCATTAATAATCTGATCATCTAGTATATGCAATTCATCTATACAGTCCTGTCTCAAAGAGGAAGCCGTTTTTCTCACTTCGTTATAAGTGGTTATAATTTCTTGTAAGAATTTTGGCTGATCCCTTTTTGCAATTCTGAAGAGTTTTAGTTCTTCGATAAAATCCTGATTAACCTGCTTTGCATTGAACCTGGCTTTGCATGGCGATTTACAATGGTAGTAAGCAACATGGGTTTTACGGCCCTTAGAGGCACTTCCTGTAAGCATCCTATGGCAGTTAGGGCATTTCAAATAACCTCGAAGAGGTAAATCTTCTGGTGTAGCAATTGCAGATCTTTTAGGTTTGACTTCTCCTTTCAATACATTTTGAACTTTGTTAAATAACCTTTCGGTTATTAATGGCTCATGTAAACCCTTTATCATATGCTCTTCTTCTCCATCTATTTCACGAACCCTGATTTTGCCGCAATAAATCTGGTTACGTACAAGCGAATGAAAGTTGTTAATGCTACAGGTAAGCCCTAGTTTAAACGCTTTTCTATGGACTTCTGCCATTGAGGACATACCTAAGGAAAGTTCTTGAAATGCCCACTTGATTGCATAAGCGTAAGGTTCTTCTGGCGCAATATATTTCTTCCCATCTTCGTAGGTCTTGTTTTTATAACCTAGTGGTGCTCTACCAGACCAATGTCCTTCCTTTTTTGCACGCCTCATGCCCATTTGGGTATTCAGGCTTCGTCGGTCATTTTCGATTTCCGGTATAGCCAAGTACAATGCAAGCATTAATTTGTTCTCAGGGACATTTAAGTCCAAGGGCTGTTCTACCGCCTGTGGATTAGTTCCCATCCTTTTTAGATTTGCCAACACCTGATAAGCATCACAGGTATTGCGGCTAAATCTGTCCCATTTGGTAAAGAGGAGGAAATCCGACCGGTGTTTACGCAAATAGGTAGTGAGCTTCATCCATTCTGGTCGTTTGAAAGATTTTGCAGAATGGTCTTCTGTGAAAATCTTTAAAATGCTAATGCCATGCAGTTTGCAGTAGTTAGTTAGCAGCTCCTGCTGAGCTCTTAATGAATAACCTCTCATTGCTTGTTCATCGGTACTTACACGGAGGTATAAAATTGCTGTTTTCATAATTTAATTTTCTTGCAATGATTATACAGCGATGGGCATTTGCCAAATCTTGGCAAGGTTAAGATATATTAGATTGGGGAATACTCTAGTAGGTATAAGTTTATTTAACAAGCATCCTACGGGAATCCGTAATGTGTTACACAAATAAGGTTTTACATTTACTGAATCAGTCTGTAAGTGTCAGAATATCTTTATATTAGTAAGTTATCTATTTGAGCTCCATGATTAATACAAAACTTCCAAAAGTCCTCAATATACTGTATAATACTGGAGGCAATAAGATCATCCAATATTGCGGTGAAAACTCTGTTCTTGAAAACTGCATTTTAGAGAGTAGAGATCCGTTTATAATCAACAGTGAGGATAGGCATTTCGTAATTACTACTAATAGAGATTTTGTTTCTGAAGACCATTCCTATGTGCTATTATCTTCAAGAGTCCCTACAAGAAGGGATTTTGAAGCTGAGAATTTGAATTTGATAGAATGGCTTAAACACCCATCGATTGTGCAGTCGACGCCACAAGATGTTACTACATCATGGTCGGAGAGTTTCAATTTTATTAAGGAAGATACCGAAAACAACACTGATGGACTTCGTACCCCACAGCTTGGGGCTATACATTCTATTCTTGCGCACCAGTATAGTGGTGATGATATTGGTATAGTAGTTATGCCTACTGGAACTGGAAAAACAGAAACCATGATCTGTTCAATGGTTGCAACCCCAGCAATTAAATTATTAGTTACTGTTCCCTCTGATTCATTGCGTACACAGCTTTTTGAAAAATTTCTAACTTATGGTTTATTAAAACGCTTTGGTGTTGTAGGGAATGAAGCCATCAACCCACATGTGGGAATTTTAACTTCAGGAATGAGCACTCTTGAAGACCTGGAAGAATTTATATCTCGATCCAATGTAGTCATTACTACGATGGCTATAGCCTCTGGTGCTACCCAAGAACAAAAAGCGTTAATGTCAGAGAAATTTTCGAATCTTTATGTTGATGAGGCACATCATTCTGAAGCGACTACTTGGCAGGATTTTATTTTGCGTTTTGCTAAGCATAAAGTATTTCTTTTTACCGCCACGCCTTATAGGAACGATGGGAAAAGGCTTAAGGGAAAGTTTATTTTTAATTTTCCACTTCGAAAGGCTCAGGAACAGCGTTATTATAAAGAGATCAAATTTCTGCCAATAAGAGAATATGACCGTTCTAAAGCAGATAAGATGATTGCTGATAAAGCAGTATCTACACTTAGATCAGACATTGAAAATGGATACCCACACATCATATTAGCCAGATGTATGACTAAGGATAGAGCGGAAGAGGTCTTCCAGTACTATTCACCGCATGCTGATCTTAACCCGGTTGTAGTATATAATAACAAACCTGGACTAAAAAACACCATAAAGGATATTAAAGCCAAAGAACATTCTATCATTATCTGCGTTGATATGTTAGGAGAGGGATTCGACCTTCCGGAACTTAAGATTGGTGCTATTCACGATGAACGTCAGAGTATACCTATTACTTTGCAATTCATTGGACGCTTTACAAGAACAAGTTATAATGAGTTAGGAAATGCAAGTTTCATTACTAATATGGCTTATCCTCCTATTAAAGATGAACTTGATCAGCTCTATGCAAAGGATGCCGATTGGAATCTCTTATTACCTATGCTGAGTGAAGGGGCTGAACAACAACAAATAGACTTTAAGAACTTTTTGGACGGATTTAATCATTTAGAAGATTCAATAATACCGTTCCAGAACATCAGCCCAGCACTAAGTACTATTGTCTATAAAAATGATGGTGATACCTGGAATCCGAACAATTGGAGAGAGGGTATTAATAATCTTAATACCTATGATCACCAATATTCGGATTATAACGCAGAACAAAATACTTTGGTTATTATTTTGGGTAAAGTAGCAAGAGTTGAATGGGGTGGATTTGATACGGTTCAAGACCTTACTTGGGATATGATTGTGGTTTTTTGGGACTTGCGACCTGAAATCAACCGGGTTTTTGTCAATACATCCATAAAGAATTTTTCTTCTGAAACATTGGTGGACGAGATATTTGAAGGTAATCAGGTAAAAATTACGGGAATGAACGTGTTTCGTATTTTTCATGAAGTATACAGGTTATCACTCTTTAATGTTGGTGCTAGAAAAGGTGTGCCGGGTGATATTAGCTTCCAATCCTTTTATGGAAAAGGTGTACAAGATGGTTTGCACATGCTTGAACAAGGCACATTAATCAAAAACAACATCTTTGGGGTAGGTTATAAAGACGGAAACAAAGTTTCATTAGGATGTTCTGTCAAAGGAAAGGTATGGTCATATCTAAGAGGTAATCTACAGGAGCTTACTGCTTGGTGTAGGACTGTCGGGGATATTATCAATAATGCTGATATCAACCCCAATACTGTATTGGAGCATACGTTACAAGTTGAGACAATCAACTCACGGCCAGCCGTCACAGCTACTGCGGTTGATTGGAATCCGGAGATGTACAAGTTTTCGGAGAGCCGATATCAAATCTATTTAAATGGGATTAGATCATATCTTTGGGAGTTGGATATCGATATAGTTGATCATCAAGGAGAGCATCTCCGCTTTTCTATCTCGAGCGAGCTACATACCATTGAATTTGAGTTAGTACTTGGAATGGCGCAATTAAATGGGGAGATGGTGCCAAGTTTCGACATACTACAAGTAGGCAACATTTCGGCAGAGATCATTAGTGGTTCAAAAACTGAACATTTGGTCGACTATCTTAGGGATATGACGCCACTTTTCTGGTTTGCAGACGGTAGTCAACTTATGCAAAACCAATATGTGAAATTGAGAAAGCAAGCAGATCATATTCCATTGGATCAGATCATTAGCCAACAGTGGGTTGGCGTAAATCTTTCGCGTGAATCGCAGGGGATTCATCCATATTTGCAGAATTCGATTCAGTATCGGTTTATTGAACAGATCAGAAATCAATATGAAATAATCTATGATGACGATGGCAGCGGCGAGATTGCTGATATTATCGGTATCAATGATTCTGCGAGCCATATCGACATTCATTTATATCATTTGAAATATGCCAGAAACGGTCTGGTTGGGAACAACATTGAGAATTTTTATCAAGTCTGTGGACAGGCACAGAAATCGCTGAACTGGAAGTATCGCCCAGGTAGGGAATTTTTTGAGCATCTGTTCAAGCGGAAGATAAAGACGCGAAATGGACAGCAGTGCTCGAGGTTGGTAAAAGGCACAGAGGATGAAATGGAATATTTGCTTAATGCAGCCAAATGGACTAAAGAACTTCGCTTTCATATAAACATTGTACAACCAGGGTTGGCTAAAGCGGGGGCATCTGCGGATATACTTCAGATACTGGGAACAACAGCACATTATTTACATACTGTCGGCAATGTTCATTTACAGGTTTATACAAGCTAGCTCAATACCCTTTCTAATGAATTAGATATCTGATCGCAAGGCATTACTTAATCTTGGAGACTTTTATCTCCTTTATTACTTAGAAAGCCGTCTAGGCAGGAGCATTAACCTTGAACAATCAAACAATTTGCATTAGTTTTGATCGTTCTTTGCATTAGTTTTGATCGTTCTG contains the following coding sequences:
- the rnhA gene encoding ribonuclease HI — translated: MIELYTDGAASGNPGPGGYGVILRSGAHYKELSEGFRLTTNNRMELLAVIVGLNALKNPGQEITVFSDSKYVIDSVEKKWVFGWVKIGFKGKKNKDLWMRFLNVYKLHNVKFVWIKGHNNHPENERCDELAVAASKNRSALGIDTEFEMEKGKS
- a CDS encoding DEAD/DEAH box helicase → MINTKLPKVLNILYNTGGNKIIQYCGENSVLENCILESRDPFIINSEDRHFVITTNRDFVSEDHSYVLLSSRVPTRRDFEAENLNLIEWLKHPSIVQSTPQDVTTSWSESFNFIKEDTENNTDGLRTPQLGAIHSILAHQYSGDDIGIVVMPTGTGKTETMICSMVATPAIKLLVTVPSDSLRTQLFEKFLTYGLLKRFGVVGNEAINPHVGILTSGMSTLEDLEEFISRSNVVITTMAIASGATQEQKALMSEKFSNLYVDEAHHSEATTWQDFILRFAKHKVFLFTATPYRNDGKRLKGKFIFNFPLRKAQEQRYYKEIKFLPIREYDRSKADKMIADKAVSTLRSDIENGYPHIILARCMTKDRAEEVFQYYSPHADLNPVVVYNNKPGLKNTIKDIKAKEHSIIICVDMLGEGFDLPELKIGAIHDERQSIPITLQFIGRFTRTSYNELGNASFITNMAYPPIKDELDQLYAKDADWNLLLPMLSEGAEQQQIDFKNFLDGFNHLEDSIIPFQNISPALSTIVYKNDGDTWNPNNWREGINNLNTYDHQYSDYNAEQNTLVIILGKVARVEWGGFDTVQDLTWDMIVVFWDLRPEINRVFVNTSIKNFSSETLVDEIFEGNQVKITGMNVFRIFHEVYRLSLFNVGARKGVPGDISFQSFYGKGVQDGLHMLEQGTLIKNNIFGVGYKDGNKVSLGCSVKGKVWSYLRGNLQELTAWCRTVGDIINNADINPNTVLEHTLQVETINSRPAVTATAVDWNPEMYKFSESRYQIYLNGIRSYLWELDIDIVDHQGEHLRFSISSELHTIEFELVLGMAQLNGEMVPSFDILQVGNISAEIISGSKTEHLVDYLRDMTPLFWFADGSQLMQNQYVKLRKQADHIPLDQIISQQWVGVNLSRESQGIHPYLQNSIQYRFIEQIRNQYEIIYDDDGSGEIADIIGINDSASHIDIHLYHLKYARNGLVGNNIENFYQVCGQAQKSLNWKYRPGREFFEHLFKRKIKTRNGQQCSRLVKGTEDEMEYLLNAAKWTKELRFHINIVQPGLAKAGASADILQILGTTAHYLHTVGNVHLQVYTS
- a CDS encoding recombinase family protein gives rise to the protein MKTAILYLRVSTDEQAMRGYSLRAQQELLTNYCKLHGISILKIFTEDHSAKSFKRPEWMKLTTYLRKHRSDFLLFTKWDRFSRNTCDAYQVLANLKRMGTNPQAVEQPLDLNVPENKLMLALYLAIPEIENDRRSLNTQMGMRRAKKEGHWSGRAPLGYKNKTYEDGKKYIAPEEPYAYAIKWAFQELSLGMSSMAEVHRKAFKLGLTCSINNFHSLVRNQIYCGKIRVREIDGEEEHMIKGLHEPLITERLFNKVQNVLKGEVKPKRSAIATPEDLPLRGYLKCPNCHRMLTGSASKGRKTHVAYYHCKSPCKARFNAKQVNQDFIEELKLFRIAKRDQPKFLQEIITTYNEVRKTASSLRQDCIDELHILDDQIINARELLLVGKIEPSDFKILKMDYDNKLSAINLRLTALKERFKDKVNIQPMVINAIKTLCTLPRLYETATIEDKRYLVETIFNGMLIYDKDGYRTTNLNPIAKITYLKKTRS
- a CDS encoding sugar phosphate isomerase/epimerase family protein, producing MNLLKNRFALKLQFAVVLLACLVACKSVKTGTSNASAKNPEAKLGWELGSQAYTFRLFTFAEAIKKIDSCNLRYVEAFPGQKIGGGIEGTMGPDMDDAKRKAVLAKLKENNVKVVAFGVTGANNEAEWIKLFEFCKAMGIHTITSEPNEKDLQMISDLCDKYQINVAIHNHPNPSHYWNPDIVLNAIKGKSKRLGACADIGHWVRSGLDPVECLKKLDGHVLHSHMKDLHEKGKGGHDVHWGEGVSNIPAVIAELKRQNFKGAISAEYEYNWESNSADVAASVVNFRNLVSKL
- a CDS encoding PQQ-dependent sugar dehydrogenase; translated protein: MKPITALSLLLVSSYITKAQSPEKPDENRFTKVVLQQKLEEPMQFQILDGGKVLYAERKGKLKIYDPATSKMDVIADFAVSREYVSKTGERSEGEDGLQGVILDPDYAKNKWIYIYYSPKDVSVNRLSRFTWAGGKLNMATEKKVLDVVVQREECCHVGGGMLFDKDKNLYLSTGDNTFSRSSDGFTPIDERPGEGPRDAQKSSGNTNDLRGKILRIHPEPNGSYTIPEGNLFPKGTPNTRPEIYTMGNRNPWRLTIDSHTGWLYWGEVGPDGSNSSESRGPRSYDEFNVAKKSGNYGWPYFIGNNQAYRYYDFATKKSGELYDVLKPINNSPNNTGLKELPPAVSAMIWYPYAASEEFPVMGSGGRSAVGGPVFHKSDFANAKYLFPAYYEGKWLITDWVRGWILAVTFDENGMYKSMERFLPELTLRGPIDMKFGPDGSLYVLEYGNGYFKDNPEAELIKIEFNGGNRKPQVQVAANKTAGALPLKVKLSSAGTTDSDGDVLKYEWKITKGGVLKQTFKTANPEVQLAAAGVYKATLTVTDPHGAKNSKSLELVAGNATPVVKFNFTKGNSSFYFPASIINYAVSVTDKEDGSLADKRIPASQVSVAINYLSEGYDLTVVAQNQNQFDVSAQYAKAKALIKKSDCNACHAVDTKSLGPSFTEVALKYKGDKTAEGRLTKKVIDGGSGVWGDAMMPAHSSMSTAEVNSIVKYVLSFSEKKTAQKSLPVTGSYTTNVQPDQPNKGSFIFRAAYKDHGTKLAPAQFGEDIVVLRHPYVLVNNTDNASEVSFNDNKSVATAKVKGAYLQLNKVDLTDIKKIEFVGADKTSTGKIEVRIDSPDGKLIGQSSSKESGSLNTVADIESLKGKYNVYFVFTEPSARLKAISMKNL